A window of the Xiashengella succiniciproducens genome harbors these coding sequences:
- a CDS encoding chorismate-binding protein: MQEIEYSIQNLLESGKSFYAFHLPQNDFITIAEAAQVKPFNFSALNNRHLEESFVCYPFDDRETSGQHFIPAEIKHFRYVPAADINDIASLSGNDRDGQLTNIGIPDPSDPDFMEYTAKFTSMLEALEHGEVKKVILSRSIRIEQHLIPAAAEIFIQLTRKYPDAFVYLISSPTTGIWIGASPELLLKRQVDLFSTVSLAGTRFPTRSMSEWTTKETEEQALVSNYIDNILYSFNINDFDKAGPEVIRAGNVVHLKTTYKFRWSEDPDVAQFMEALHPTPALCGEPKQAALDLIRNVENHSRQFYGGFLGPVSAGRLDLYVNIRCMSLYPGYCTLFAGGGLTRLSELNSEWRETVAKSRTLLSVISR; this comes from the coding sequence ATGCAAGAGATAGAATATTCAATTCAGAATCTTCTGGAAAGTGGGAAGTCCTTCTATGCCTTTCACCTTCCCCAGAATGATTTTATTACTATTGCAGAAGCTGCTCAGGTCAAACCATTCAACTTCTCAGCCCTAAATAACAGGCACCTTGAGGAATCCTTTGTTTGCTACCCCTTCGATGACAGAGAGACAAGTGGTCAGCACTTTATCCCGGCTGAAATAAAGCATTTCAGATATGTGCCAGCAGCCGACATAAACGATATAGCCTCTCTTTCGGGTAACGATAGAGATGGTCAATTAACCAATATCGGTATCCCAGACCCATCGGATCCGGACTTTATGGAATACACGGCCAAGTTTACCAGCATGCTGGAAGCCCTCGAGCATGGTGAAGTTAAAAAGGTCATCCTTTCACGCTCGATACGTATCGAGCAACACCTAATCCCTGCAGCCGCTGAAATCTTTATTCAGCTAACCAGGAAGTACCCCGATGCCTTTGTTTATCTAATCTCCTCACCCACCACGGGCATTTGGATTGGAGCGTCACCCGAACTGCTACTCAAGCGACAAGTTGACCTGTTTTCAACAGTCTCTCTGGCAGGTACAAGGTTCCCGACGCGCTCAATGTCAGAGTGGACAACAAAGGAAACAGAAGAGCAGGCTCTGGTAAGCAACTACATAGACAATATCCTATACAGCTTCAATATCAACGACTTCGACAAGGCCGGCCCCGAGGTTATCCGGGCGGGCAATGTGGTACATCTCAAGACTACTTACAAATTCAGGTGGAGCGAGGACCCCGACGTGGCACAGTTTATGGAAGCTCTTCATCCGACACCTGCCCTGTGTGGTGAACCCAAGCAGGCTGCCCTTGACCTGATCAGGAATGTAGAAAACCATTCAAGGCAGTTCTATGGTGGCTTTCTGGGACCTGTATCTGCAGGCCGGCTTGATTTGTACGTCAACATACGCTGCATGAGCCTATACCCAGGGTATTGCACCCTTTTTGCAGGCGGAGGACTGACCCGTCTGTCGGAGCTGAACAGTGAATGGAGGGAAACTGTAGCCAAGAGCAGGACTCTCCTATCTGTCATCTCTCGCTAA